Proteins found in one Candidatus Tisiphia endosymbiont of Beris chalybata genomic segment:
- a CDS encoding TolC family protein has product MKRFIYFIIILLPYSAFSIELREALTVAYTQNSELKQIRTNFLMEIEQFSTAFSGFLPKVGYQINAETTRGKALGHLSEDPMVREAARTKRGTQNQQGALIIEQPIFSGGSSVAELKAAQSAFRASRAKYYAGEQKVLLDLITTYISCYEAKEKYNIAAISVKINKQQLETIDEKLKLGEATLVDVSAAKAGLAKAETAELTAYANLQATNAKFAEDFGIEVENITMPQLPDNIPSTKEALMNKAININPNIDRTRHEVKSHKANELVAKAALLPRVDFRVQTGKTTYDYQDLQNNKVNNRSVTSTLSVNIPIYSHGVEYSRIRKAKNNTRSTIIQLNNTIKQVQTNVIRSWEGFEAAKSKIIATTQGVEASQMAYDGVMQEELVGSKTVLDVLTAEENLYKAKLSKVDAHKEEVLTAYQLKSLIGELTAKSLKLNVKYFTPEEEFKSLKKKLIIGS; this is encoded by the coding sequence ATGAAGAGATTTATTTACTTTATTATTATTTTACTTCCCTATTCTGCTTTCTCTATAGAATTACGAGAAGCTTTAACTGTTGCATATACTCAAAACTCTGAGCTCAAGCAAATTAGAACCAATTTTTTAATGGAAATCGAGCAGTTTTCGACAGCATTCTCTGGTTTTTTACCTAAAGTGGGGTATCAGATTAATGCTGAAACTACTAGAGGAAAAGCGCTAGGTCACTTGAGTGAAGATCCTATGGTTCGAGAGGCTGCGCGTACTAAAAGAGGGACTCAGAATCAGCAAGGAGCTCTGATAATAGAGCAGCCTATATTTAGTGGGGGCAGTAGCGTAGCAGAGTTAAAGGCGGCGCAATCTGCGTTTCGAGCATCGCGAGCTAAGTATTATGCTGGCGAACAAAAAGTATTATTAGATTTAATAACTACTTATATTAGTTGTTATGAGGCGAAAGAAAAATATAATATTGCTGCAATTAGTGTAAAAATTAATAAACAGCAGTTAGAGACAATTGATGAAAAGCTCAAATTAGGGGAAGCCACCTTAGTAGATGTCTCTGCTGCTAAAGCTGGTTTAGCAAAGGCAGAAACTGCCGAACTTACTGCATATGCTAATTTACAAGCAACAAATGCTAAATTTGCTGAGGATTTTGGTATAGAGGTAGAGAATATTACAATGCCTCAATTGCCCGATAATATACCCAGTACCAAAGAGGCTCTAATGAACAAAGCTATCAATATAAACCCTAATATCGACCGAACTAGGCATGAGGTTAAAAGCCATAAAGCTAATGAATTAGTAGCTAAAGCAGCTCTTTTACCTAGAGTGGACTTCAGGGTTCAAACAGGTAAGACTACTTATGACTATCAAGACCTTCAGAATAATAAAGTAAATAATAGAAGCGTTACCTCAACTTTGTCAGTAAATATTCCTATTTACTCACACGGAGTCGAATATTCAAGAATTAGAAAGGCAAAAAATAATACTAGGAGTACTATAATTCAATTGAATAATACAATTAAACAAGTGCAAACAAATGTTATTAGAAGCTGGGAAGGATTTGAAGCTGCGAAATCTAAGATTATCGCTACTACACAAGGAGTAGAAGCAAGCCAGATGGCATATGATGGAGTAATGCAAGAAGAGCTAGTTGGCTCTAAAACAGTTTTAGATGTTTTAACAGCGGAAGAGAATTTATATAAAGCTAAATTATCAAAAGTTGATGCTCATAAAGAAGAGGTTTTAACAGCTTATCAACTCAAATCATTAATTGGTGAATTAACCGCAAAAAGCTTAAAATTAAATGTAAAATATTTTACTCCTGAGGAAGAATTTAAATCGTTGAAGAAGAAGCTTATTATAGGTTCCTAA